In one window of Nocardiopsis aegyptia DNA:
- a CDS encoding RNA 2'-phosphotransferase — MNRKELVRASKFLARVLRHDPDLGGVRLDPQGWTDVDSLLRGCSRAGVRLTRTALEEVVATNDKRRFVLSPDGARIRAQQGHSVRVDLGLAPSRPPRLLYHGTTGRFLPAITAEGLLPMRRHDVHLSPDEATARRVGSRRGAPVVLTVDAGRMHDDGHAFRVTGNGVWLVPAVPPEYLGAPTDRRDRA, encoded by the coding sequence ATGAACCGAAAGGAACTCGTCCGCGCGTCCAAGTTCCTCGCGCGCGTCCTGCGCCACGACCCCGACCTGGGCGGGGTCCGCCTGGACCCGCAGGGGTGGACGGACGTCGACTCCCTGCTGCGCGGCTGCTCCCGGGCGGGGGTCCGCCTCACCCGCACGGCCCTGGAGGAGGTCGTCGCCACCAACGACAAGAGGCGGTTCGTCCTCAGCCCCGACGGCGCCCGCATCCGCGCACAGCAGGGCCACTCCGTGCGGGTCGACCTCGGCCTGGCACCGAGCCGGCCCCCGCGCCTGCTCTACCACGGCACCACGGGCCGCTTCCTGCCCGCCATCACGGCCGAGGGCCTGCTCCCCATGCGGCGCCACGACGTGCACCTGTCCCCGGACGAGGCCACGGCCCGCAGAGTCGGCTCCCGCCGGGGCGCCCCGGTCGTCCTCACCGTCGACGCCGGGCGCATGCACGACGACGGCCACGCCTTCCGGGTCACCGGCAACGGCGTCTGGCTCGTCCCGGCCGTCCCTCCGGAGTACCTCGGCGCCCCTACCGACCGCCGCGATCGGGCCTGA
- a CDS encoding TetR/AcrR family transcriptional regulator, translating to MTQRQTGRRVGRPRAAGASPTGASSTEDVLRAAAELFTSQGFSATSTRAVAERAGLRQASLYHLFANKDAILARLLEGTVGPSLAVAERLERHPALAPVRLWALCRTDVELLCSHPHNVGALYLSPEVSRDRFGGFHTRRDALRDHYARLVARAAPESVGSSLPDLVFGLVESVILRRGGAPALDGATAGTEVADGALRLLGTPESALAEIRAEGLELYRATRA from the coding sequence GTGACACAGCGACAGACCGGGCGGCGCGTGGGCCGGCCGCGCGCCGCCGGGGCGTCCCCGACCGGGGCGAGCAGTACCGAGGACGTCCTGCGGGCCGCGGCCGAACTGTTCACCTCCCAGGGGTTCTCCGCCACCAGCACACGCGCCGTCGCCGAGCGCGCGGGCCTGCGCCAGGCGTCGCTCTACCACCTGTTCGCCAACAAGGACGCGATCCTGGCCCGGCTGCTGGAGGGCACGGTCGGCCCGTCCCTGGCGGTGGCCGAACGGCTGGAGCGCCACCCCGCGCTCGCGCCGGTGCGGCTGTGGGCGCTCTGCCGGACCGACGTCGAACTGCTGTGCTCCCACCCGCACAACGTCGGCGCCCTCTACCTGTCGCCCGAGGTGAGCCGGGACCGCTTCGGGGGCTTCCACACCCGGCGCGACGCCCTGCGGGACCACTACGCGCGACTGGTGGCGCGGGCGGCGCCGGAGTCGGTCGGCAGCTCCCTGCCCGACCTGGTGTTCGGGCTGGTGGAGAGCGTGATCCTGCGCCGGGGCGGCGCGCCCGCACTGGACGGGGCGACGGCCGGGACGGAGGTCGCCGACGGTGCGCTGCGGCTGTTGGGGACGCCGGAGTCCGCGCTGGCCGAGATCCGCGCCGAAGGGCTGGAGCTGTACCGCGCCACCCGGGCGTGA
- a CDS encoding aldo/keto reductase, giving the protein MERRTLGRTGISVSEYALGTMMLGAWGNTDHDDAVRMVHTALDAGINLVDTADMYSDGESERIVGRALKGRRDDVVLATKFHNPMGPDLNHRGNSRRWIVRAVEDSLRRLDTDWIDLYQVHRPDPETDIDETLSALSDLVRAGKVRAIGTSTFPAEQIVEAQWTAAERGHVRPRSEQPPYSILARGIERDVLPTAARYGMGVLTWSPLSAGWLSGRYGGPGGADPASAHRGALLAPMFDPSVPANAAKLAAVERLHGVAADAGVTLPHLATAFVREHPAVTSVLIGPRTHEQLEDLLAGVDVRLGGEVLDRIDEVVPPGTDVSRDMVFYEPPSLTDPRLRRR; this is encoded by the coding sequence ATGGAACGGCGCACACTCGGACGGACGGGGATCTCGGTCAGCGAGTACGCTCTCGGCACGATGATGCTCGGGGCCTGGGGGAACACCGACCACGACGACGCGGTCCGGATGGTGCACACCGCGCTGGACGCGGGGATCAACCTCGTGGACACCGCGGACATGTACTCCGACGGCGAGTCCGAGAGGATCGTCGGCCGGGCGCTCAAGGGCCGCCGGGACGACGTGGTCCTGGCGACCAAGTTCCACAATCCGATGGGACCGGACCTCAACCACCGGGGCAACTCCCGGCGGTGGATCGTCCGCGCCGTCGAGGACAGCCTGCGGCGCCTGGACACGGACTGGATCGACCTGTACCAGGTGCACCGGCCCGACCCGGAGACCGACATCGACGAGACGCTGTCGGCGCTGTCGGACCTGGTGCGCGCGGGCAAGGTCCGCGCGATCGGCACGTCGACGTTCCCGGCGGAGCAGATCGTGGAGGCGCAGTGGACGGCCGCCGAGCGCGGGCACGTCCGGCCGCGCAGCGAGCAGCCGCCGTACTCCATCCTGGCGCGCGGCATCGAGCGCGACGTCCTGCCCACCGCGGCGCGGTACGGCATGGGCGTGCTGACGTGGAGCCCGTTGAGCGCCGGGTGGCTGTCGGGCCGCTACGGCGGACCGGGCGGGGCCGACCCCGCCTCGGCGCACCGCGGCGCGCTGCTGGCGCCGATGTTCGACCCGTCCGTGCCCGCCAACGCGGCCAAGCTGGCCGCGGTCGAGCGGCTGCACGGGGTCGCGGCCGACGCGGGCGTGACACTGCCCCACCTGGCGACGGCGTTCGTGCGCGAGCACCCGGCCGTGACGTCGGTGCTCATCGGGCCGCGCACGCACGAGCAGTTGGAGGACCTGCTGGCGGGTGTCGACGTCCGGCTGGGCGGGGAGGTGCTCGACCGGATCGACGAAGTCGTGCCGCCGGGGACCGACGTCAGCCGCGACATGGTCTTCTACGAGCCGCCGTCGCTGACGGACCCGCGGCTGCGGCGGCGGTAG
- a CDS encoding Kelch repeat-containing protein yields the protein MRVTGRSVFAATCLATATLAATGCAAVETGEWDVGVSVGEPAPAPFGTRVDHSLVWTGTELFVWGGSGGERGSLHADGAVYAPDTDSWRVIADVDLSPRTRHTTVALGDGRVLVWGGSTATHSGGGDGDGLMARDGAIYDPGTDSWEPIADAPEARRLAPAAVAGDHVVFGGGGYRGDLLVYSPADDAWDSVSVTGAGELFRVFDLAAVDDEVVLAGATFERMFTGRFRIGDPSVPLVEFPDVEDVGGMYLGLAARPEGGALLAIEEGREGRLYEVDGRGRVATAHEAEHFQPPVHTAAFPLLAGEMEFVDGLGVVATNAGGFSLWNTDTGLAHRSGSGTLDGYCGPVEPVGADVLIGWGGRCETGRIRIDLRA from the coding sequence ATGCGCGTCACAGGCCGGTCCGTGTTCGCCGCGACCTGCCTGGCGACGGCCACCCTGGCGGCCACCGGCTGCGCGGCGGTCGAGACCGGGGAGTGGGATGTGGGCGTGTCCGTCGGAGAGCCGGCCCCGGCGCCCTTCGGCACCCGCGTGGACCACAGCCTCGTGTGGACCGGTACGGAACTGTTCGTGTGGGGCGGGAGCGGTGGGGAGCGGGGCAGCCTCCACGCCGACGGTGCCGTCTACGCCCCGGACACCGATTCCTGGCGGGTGATCGCGGACGTCGACCTGTCACCGCGGACCCGTCACACCACCGTGGCCCTCGGGGACGGGCGGGTGCTCGTCTGGGGCGGTTCCACGGCCACGCACTCGGGGGGCGGGGACGGGGACGGCCTCATGGCCAGGGACGGTGCGATCTACGACCCCGGAACCGACTCCTGGGAACCGATCGCCGACGCCCCGGAGGCGAGGCGCCTGGCACCGGCGGCCGTGGCGGGCGACCACGTCGTCTTCGGTGGAGGCGGCTACCGGGGCGATCTCCTGGTGTACTCGCCAGCGGACGACGCCTGGGACTCCGTCTCCGTGACCGGTGCCGGAGAGCTGTTCCGTGTGTTCGACCTGGCGGCCGTCGACGACGAGGTCGTCCTGGCCGGTGCCACGTTCGAGCGGATGTTCACCGGGCGGTTCCGGATCGGCGACCCGAGCGTGCCCCTGGTCGAGTTCCCGGACGTCGAGGACGTGGGCGGGATGTACCTCGGGCTGGCGGCCCGGCCGGAGGGCGGAGCGCTCCTCGCGATCGAGGAGGGCCGGGAGGGGCGCCTGTACGAGGTCGACGGCCGGGGGCGGGTCGCGACCGCCCACGAGGCCGAACACTTCCAGCCGCCGGTGCACACGGCCGCCTTCCCCCTCCTGGCGGGCGAGATGGAGTTCGTGGACGGGCTGGGCGTGGTCGCGACCAACGCCGGCGGGTTCAGCCTGTGGAACACGGACACCGGCCTGGCCCACCGGTCCGGGAGCGGGACGCTCGACGGCTACTGCGGACCGGTGGAACCCGTCGGCGCGGACGTCCTGATCGGGTGGGGCGGCCGGTGCGAGACCGGCCGGATCAGGATCGACCTACGGGCCTAG
- a CDS encoding helix-turn-helix transcriptional regulator — protein sequence MVNADAEISQFLKGRRAVLTPDLVGLPEGVNRRRVRGLRREEVALRAGVSVDYYTRIEQGRGGRVSASVLDAIAEALLLSEVERGYLHNLAAGRARRPGEPAGDGWCVPPDAPRPRVRPELVALVDAMDRVPAMVLNRSLDLLVWNRITGRLWPGVDDLPESELNLARMVFGDAPGAGLHADPESMRRALVAKLRVESGRDPDDPRLCAVVMDLRRGNARFAELWEEAEVSEHPFGVHRILHPEVGELDLHYSKAVLPGDSGQILMTYCADPGSPSEERLAGLARTPAPVSGR from the coding sequence ATGGTGAACGCGGACGCGGAGATCAGCCAGTTCCTCAAGGGCCGACGGGCCGTCCTCACCCCCGACCTCGTCGGCCTGCCCGAGGGAGTCAACCGGCGCCGGGTGCGCGGGCTGCGCCGGGAGGAGGTCGCCCTGCGCGCCGGTGTCAGCGTGGACTACTACACGCGCATCGAACAGGGCCGCGGCGGCCGGGTGTCGGCGTCGGTGCTGGACGCCATCGCCGAGGCGCTGCTGCTGTCCGAGGTCGAGCGCGGCTACCTGCACAACCTGGCCGCGGGACGCGCCCGCAGGCCGGGCGAACCGGCCGGCGACGGGTGGTGCGTACCGCCGGACGCACCGAGACCGCGGGTGCGCCCGGAGCTGGTCGCCCTCGTCGACGCCATGGACCGGGTGCCGGCGATGGTGCTGAACCGGTCGCTCGACCTGCTGGTGTGGAACCGGATCACGGGCCGGCTGTGGCCGGGCGTGGACGACCTGCCCGAGTCGGAGCTCAACCTGGCGCGGATGGTCTTCGGCGACGCCCCGGGCGCGGGCCTGCACGCCGACCCCGAGTCGATGCGCCGCGCCCTGGTCGCCAAGCTGCGCGTCGAGTCGGGCCGCGACCCGGACGACCCGCGCCTGTGCGCGGTGGTCATGGACCTGCGCCGGGGGAACGCGCGGTTCGCCGAACTCTGGGAGGAGGCCGAGGTGAGCGAGCACCCGTTCGGCGTCCACCGGATCCTGCACCCGGAGGTGGGCGAGCTGGACCTGCACTACTCGAAGGCCGTCCTGCCCGGCGACTCCGGGCAGATCCTCATGACCTACTGCGCCGACCCGGGATCCCCCTCCGAGGAGCGCCTCGCCGGACTCGCCCGCACCCCCGCCCCCGTCTCCGGCCGGTGA
- a CDS encoding GNAT family N-acetyltransferase produces the protein MVDAQRSITTRRLVLEPLSEGHTDAVVRLFSAPEMSTYLGADLSDRERARTMVRARLAYAGPPELGHWVLLLDGAPVGLAHLRPSHELPGGLPEIGWYLDARYGGRGLATEAARALLRYGLDEVRLSSVWALVHVDNAPSLRVAARLGFLPVGEGEHYGGPHRVHVALPGRGR, from the coding sequence ATGGTGGACGCTCAGCGAAGCATCACGACCCGCAGGCTGGTCCTCGAACCGCTGTCGGAAGGGCACACCGACGCGGTCGTGCGGCTCTTCTCCGCACCGGAGATGAGCACCTACCTCGGCGCGGACCTGTCGGACCGCGAACGGGCGCGGACCATGGTCCGCGCCCGACTGGCCTACGCGGGGCCGCCGGAACTCGGCCACTGGGTCTTGCTGCTCGACGGCGCACCGGTCGGATTGGCGCACCTGCGGCCGTCGCACGAGCTGCCGGGCGGGCTGCCGGAGATCGGCTGGTACCTGGACGCCCGGTACGGGGGCAGGGGCCTGGCGACCGAGGCCGCGCGGGCCCTGCTGCGGTACGGGCTCGACGAGGTCCGGCTGTCCTCCGTGTGGGCCCTCGTCCACGTCGACAACGCTCCCAGCCTCCGGGTGGCCGCGCGGCTGGGGTTCCTTCCCGTGGGGGAGGGGGAGCACTACGGCGGGCCGCACCGGGTGCACGTCGCCCTTCCGGGGCGTGGCCGGTGA
- a CDS encoding enoyl-CoA hydratase/isomerase family protein, whose protein sequence is MPTAPTIDLTTSGTTATLRIDHPQRKNAMTAHMWGLLPRLLEPLAKDPSVRVVVLTGAGTDFCAGADISELTAGADGTAGGGAVDVDAAGARVLDDRLAEAAGEALAAFPKPTIAMVDGLCVGGGCLLATACDLRVGTPRTRVGVPAAKLGVVYPASSLRRIVALAGPSTAKRLLFTADLLGAEEALRTGLLDEVVPESELAHHVTGLAATVGDRSQVSVRAAKSLVDAIGAGGLTPDLARSWDEEAVRSGDLHEGITAFLERRPARFAAPPS, encoded by the coding sequence ATGCCCACCGCACCCACCATCGACCTCACCACCTCCGGCACCACCGCCACCCTGCGCATCGACCACCCCCAGCGCAAGAACGCGATGACCGCGCACATGTGGGGCCTGCTGCCCCGGCTGCTGGAGCCCCTGGCGAAGGACCCCTCCGTCCGGGTGGTGGTCCTGACCGGAGCGGGGACGGACTTCTGCGCGGGCGCCGACATCTCCGAGCTCACGGCGGGCGCCGACGGCACCGCGGGCGGCGGTGCCGTCGACGTCGACGCGGCCGGGGCGCGCGTGCTCGACGACCGGCTCGCCGAGGCCGCGGGCGAGGCGCTGGCGGCCTTCCCCAAACCCACCATCGCCATGGTCGACGGCCTGTGCGTGGGCGGCGGCTGCCTGCTCGCGACCGCCTGCGACCTGCGTGTCGGCACACCGCGGACGCGCGTGGGCGTTCCGGCGGCCAAACTCGGGGTGGTCTACCCCGCCTCGTCCCTGCGCCGGATCGTCGCCCTGGCAGGGCCCTCCACCGCCAAGCGCCTGCTCTTCACCGCCGACCTCCTCGGGGCCGAGGAGGCGCTGCGCACCGGGCTGCTCGACGAGGTCGTCCCCGAGTCCGAACTCGCCCACCACGTCACCGGGCTCGCCGCCACCGTCGGCGACCGCTCCCAGGTGAGCGTGCGCGCGGCCAAGAGCCTCGTCGACGCGATCGGCGCGGGCGGCCTCACCCCCGACCTGGCCCGGAGCTGGGACGAGGAGGCCGTGCGCAGCGGTGACCTGCACGAGGGCATCACCGCGTTCCTGGAGCGGCGCCCCGCGCGGTTCGCCGCCCCGCCCTCCTGA
- a CDS encoding TIGR02452 family protein: MSQRLRQVWRETRTAFERERYTVGDRTVDLSGAMAAMRTGTRLHLPEELERSAPPDPRRRTTGFAVTGESTLAAVVRLAGEEAGSGAAAEAGPEAEAGAWTDAGGGAAGRVGALNFASARNPGGGVANGARAQEESLVRSSALYASLTACPEFYEHHRAERGLLYTDRVIHSPGVPVFRDDRGGWLTRPVSADFLTCAAPNRRMIERNRTGEAERIPGVLVGRARGVLAVAAHAGVERLVLGAWGGGVFANRPSEVAEAFAEHLRGEFEGVFAQVVFAVLGRDEEVRRPFREAFAAERWGRPQDRGARPPAGQEFS; the protein is encoded by the coding sequence TTGTCCCAGAGGTTGCGCCAGGTGTGGCGGGAGACGCGTACGGCCTTCGAGCGGGAGCGGTACACCGTGGGGGACCGCACGGTGGACCTGTCCGGCGCGATGGCGGCCATGCGCACGGGTACCAGGCTCCACCTGCCCGAGGAGCTGGAACGGTCGGCTCCGCCGGACCCCCGGAGGCGGACGACCGGTTTCGCGGTCACCGGGGAGAGCACACTGGCGGCCGTCGTCCGACTGGCCGGCGAGGAGGCCGGGTCCGGGGCGGCGGCCGAGGCGGGGCCCGAGGCGGAGGCCGGGGCTTGGACTGACGCGGGAGGCGGCGCGGCCGGGAGGGTGGGCGCGCTGAACTTCGCGTCGGCGCGCAACCCCGGCGGGGGCGTGGCCAACGGCGCTCGTGCGCAGGAGGAGAGCCTCGTGCGGTCCAGCGCCCTGTACGCCTCGTTGACCGCGTGTCCGGAGTTCTACGAACACCACCGTGCCGAGCGCGGTCTGCTCTACACCGACCGGGTGATCCACTCACCGGGCGTTCCTGTGTTCCGTGACGACCGGGGAGGGTGGCTCACACGGCCGGTGTCGGCGGACTTCCTGACGTGTGCCGCGCCGAACCGGCGGATGATCGAGCGGAACAGGACGGGCGAGGCGGAGCGGATCCCCGGCGTGCTGGTGGGGAGGGCGCGCGGCGTCCTGGCGGTGGCGGCCCACGCGGGGGTGGAGCGCCTGGTGCTCGGAGCGTGGGGGGGCGGGGTGTTCGCGAACCGTCCGTCCGAGGTGGCGGAGGCGTTCGCGGAGCACCTGCGCGGCGAGTTCGAGGGTGTGTTCGCACAGGTGGTGTTCGCGGTACTGGGCCGCGACGAGGAGGTGCGCCGGCCTTTCCGGGAGGCGTTCGCCGCCGAACGGTGGGGGCGCCCGCAGGATCGCGGGGCGCGGCCCCCGGCAGGACAGGAGTTCTCATGA
- a CDS encoding Smr/MutS family protein, giving the protein MRLKLDLHDIFNKGRDIDRALSEIMDEAERTKAKTVEIIPGKGSGQLKKRVLRFLDRRDIKARYHRVDKDSKNFGRLFVHFKH; this is encoded by the coding sequence ATGCGGCTCAAGCTGGACCTGCACGACATCTTCAACAAGGGCCGGGACATCGACCGCGCCCTGAGCGAGATCATGGACGAGGCCGAGCGCACCAAGGCCAAGACCGTGGAGATCATCCCGGGCAAGGGGTCGGGCCAGTTGAAGAAGCGCGTCCTGCGCTTCCTCGACCGCAGGGACATCAAGGCCCGCTACCACCGCGTGGACAAGGACTCCAAGAACTTCGGCCGGCTGTTCGTGCACTTCAAGCACTGA
- a CDS encoding alpha/beta hydrolase domain-containing protein, which translates to MSPRTPLRLGAAATGLAVASVLVLAPPAHSEPVEGPAATVSGPVPVTADSYPFMSADGPEAPPIEAGEAVEVDLDAYGYVEEEFLLEGTAEHYDPATGAVTGTSPYTTRMVVRRPAHARDSSGTAFLEWNNVSFGQDIEIDWFLSNDYFMREGHVWVGLSAQRVGVDALRAWDPERYGGLSVGGSEPGDAPAFDIYSQTARTLRVPEGVDPLPGFDVDTVIATGHSQSARYLIGYHNAVHPAHGAVDGFMIHGAPGDLDEGTTPVMRLMAETDVRLRSQSREPDSEHYRRWEVAGTAHVGAHEYLTFAPLIARENPGSEPQRCDRPPLSRIPFHHVLNSAYDHLVDWVEDGTAPPAAPRLEWADATTPSRDEHGNRLGGIRLSEHEVATALNQGTNTGDPFCVLMGVHVPFTEETLEELYPRRGGYVWQVNRAVNHARHDGYVLSEDARASRVAALRADHPWW; encoded by the coding sequence ATGAGCCCCCGCACCCCCCTGCGCCTCGGCGCCGCCGCGACCGGTCTGGCCGTCGCCTCCGTCCTGGTCCTCGCCCCACCCGCCCACTCGGAGCCCGTCGAGGGACCCGCCGCGACCGTGTCCGGCCCGGTCCCCGTCACCGCCGACTCCTACCCCTTCATGTCCGCCGACGGACCCGAGGCGCCCCCGATCGAGGCGGGCGAGGCCGTGGAGGTCGACCTCGACGCGTACGGCTACGTCGAGGAGGAGTTCCTCCTGGAGGGCACCGCCGAGCACTACGACCCCGCCACCGGCGCGGTGACCGGCACGTCCCCCTACACCACCCGGATGGTGGTCCGGCGCCCCGCGCACGCCCGTGACTCCAGCGGGACCGCGTTCCTGGAGTGGAACAACGTGAGCTTCGGGCAGGACATCGAGATCGACTGGTTCCTGTCCAACGACTACTTCATGCGCGAGGGCCACGTCTGGGTCGGCCTCTCCGCCCAGCGGGTCGGCGTCGACGCGCTGCGCGCATGGGACCCCGAGCGCTACGGCGGGCTGAGCGTCGGCGGCAGCGAGCCGGGCGACGCCCCCGCGTTCGACATCTACTCCCAGACCGCGCGGACCCTGCGCGTGCCCGAGGGCGTCGACCCGCTGCCCGGCTTCGACGTCGACACGGTCATCGCCACCGGCCACTCCCAGTCGGCCCGCTACCTCATCGGCTACCACAACGCGGTCCACCCCGCCCACGGGGCCGTCGACGGCTTCATGATCCACGGCGCCCCCGGCGACCTGGACGAGGGCACCACACCGGTCATGCGGCTCATGGCCGAGACCGACGTCCGGCTGCGCTCGCAGAGCCGGGAGCCGGACTCCGAGCACTACCGCCGGTGGGAGGTGGCCGGGACCGCGCACGTCGGCGCGCACGAGTACCTCACCTTCGCCCCGCTCATCGCCCGCGAGAACCCGGGCAGCGAGCCGCAGCGGTGCGACCGCCCCCCGCTGAGCCGGATCCCCTTCCACCACGTGCTGAACTCCGCCTACGACCACCTGGTGGACTGGGTCGAGGACGGCACCGCGCCCCCGGCCGCCCCGCGGCTGGAGTGGGCGGACGCCACGACCCCGAGCCGCGACGAGCACGGCAACCGGCTCGGCGGGATCCGCCTGTCCGAGCACGAGGTGGCCACGGCTCTCAACCAGGGAACGAACACCGGCGACCCGTTCTGCGTGCTCATGGGCGTGCACGTCCCCTTCACCGAGGAGACCCTGGAGGAGCTGTACCCGCGCCGCGGCGGCTACGTGTGGCAGGTCAACCGGGCGGTGAACCACGCCCGGCACGACGGCTACGTCCTGTCCGAGGACGCCCGCGCGTCCCGCGTCGCCGCACTGCGGGCCGACCACCCCTGGTGGTGA